A stretch of DNA from Lotus japonicus ecotype B-129 chromosome 4, LjGifu_v1.2:
GCTACCCACAATATTGCCACCTTAAGAAACCAAAGAACAGACTTCAAGAACAACTTCAAAAAGATGTTCTGATTTTTCTAATTTTACAACAAGAGTTTAATGAATatacactgtcagtgtaaaatagttttacacggACAACTAATCATAACATGTCACGTAGGAGAAATAAtaactttcattttaaattttaattacaaCAAAGATGTTCTTTATGATGTGGCAGAATTCAATTGGATAACTGTGTAAAATATGTTTACACCTGATGGTGCACATCCCTTTAATTCTTacaacaaattcaaattcaaggacaacttcaaaattttcaagtaaATAGCCATTtccaaatatgtttttttttctaagaaaaaTGAGATCCTAGTTTTTAGAGCTTTCATGACCAATTGCTAAGTTCTCGTGGTCTTATTCTAATGGTTTGGTCTTATGTACAATGCTGCAGATATAGAAGCAAAACCTATTACACAAACAGTACACCGGTAAAAACTTATTATACAAACACATAATAATAACAACTGATTTTTCACCTCTTCCCCCTCATAAATGGGGGAAAGATAGCGTGCTTGGTGAATCAACCCTCACGATAATATCTTCTTCAACAGCAGAATCATCACTTGAATCATCTCTGTGATGCTCTCTACGCTCTGTGCTTTGTGGAGGGGGATTTGTAACATCTTGGTTGAACCGTGTCACTTGATGACCCTTCTTGTCAGTTGCAGCACCTTCTGATTTGACCGAAGTAAGCGGACGGTCTTGATACGACGCCATGTTTGGATATGACAGACTCTGAGGTGGTGGTGGTCTAGCACGATTCATCGACAAACTTCTTCTCTGGAGTGGGATGTTCaccttgaaaatgaaaataattaatggtaAAAAATACAACAAAGTAAAGGTTGATGTGTAGAGTTACAGTATTGAATGTGCAAGAAAAATGACAGTTGGTTGCTTATTGATTTTCAGCTATCATTTTAAAgtggaaatccttctacaacTGATTCTAAATCCAGAATCAATTACAGggagaagcttctgtgagtagcttATGGGTTTTAGAATTGACTCTAAGGaggagaagttgatccaaacatgctaatagTAAGGCAAGAATTTAAGATAGAAGCTTGATTGTTAGTGAGCTTGCCTGGTTCAGTTATCTCCCGAGTAAGCCAAGGTAACCACAATGGTGATAGAGCTAGCAGTTGATAAGAAAACCACATTATAGGTAGTTTCACAATGGGTAAATTCCTTTCTGTAAGGCTCAAATAATCTATTTCAGGTAATTTCACCACTATATATATGATCTGCGCGATGCCGCGATTGCATCCATAAGTTTCAGTGCCTGCTTACccgatttggatcctctcatgtgaCATCACAGTGTCAAGTGGAACATTATGTTTATATCTCTCCTCATAAATATTCAAAGGGTCTCACATATTTAATAcatatgaagagagagataaacaTAAAACTTCAACATAAGGGGACATGAGAGAATTTTCACATAAGAGGACCCTGATCCCTGCTAACCATATAATATTGGGCATACATTGGCAACTAAAGCTTCTAGGATGAATTTAGGAGGAAAATAAAAGAGTAGGTGGATTTGATAACCCTGCCAGAAAGCTTATATTATTTGTATAACTAATCAATAAAATTAGTATTCATGaaactgattttttttcttcagacGAAGCTAATGCTATTCTATACTGACATACCATGCTCCCGTAAATGCTCAGCTGCATTGCCTTTTCAGACAAACTAATGGTTTGTTGCCCAACCCCTTCAGCACTCTGCTTATGGCGCTTCTGATTAAAGAAATGTTCAGGCCAACTCATGAGACCACTGTGTTCTCTACGGAATGATCTATGGGAATGATCCACGGCAGGTGATAACCGGGAACTTGACCTTCTGACAAGAGCAGCATCAACCTCAAATGCTGTCATATCAAACACGATTACCCTTGCTCTAGTTTCGACTAGATAACAAGATCCTTGATGAGTAAAACTAGCTTCCTCAGTACCTGGTATAATTGAAAGTAAAAAATGAAACCAAATTATTTTTCACATTGATAGGGGAAAAAagttacaaaaattaaaaaccgaAAAGCTGCATCTGATTCGATAAATTTAGTTTCCTTATTCAGACTTAAGAGTAGTTATGATATTTGTACTTGAATTCCACTTCCATTTGCCTGTATTTCCAAAACCTTCGAATCTAATGGAAACTCAAAGAAAACAGTAATTTCGTAGAGAAAGTTAATTGAGAGAACATAAATTTAAGCTCAAATACCCGAAATTGCCAAGTTTTGGAAGCTTTGATTCCCATGTGAAGGAAGCAGGGTTGCTGGTGCAGTTACCAGTTCTTGTCGACCTTGAGTTTTCACATATCCTTCCAGTAAGAAGGCAACTGAATGGTGAGGGATTTCTATTGTTTCCCCTCTTATGTATATGGTCATTTCCGATCTTTCAGCAATAAGAGCTCTTAGATCTTGCATAGCTAGTTTTTCAAATTTCTGGGGAAACAGTAGTTTGGAAAGGAAAATAGCACTTTCCTGCAAATCATGAAAAACAGTGTATGACTGACTTTTCATTACAATTGAAAGTCATTAACCATTTCTATGCCTTCTACAACAACAAAGATAAACATAAAGAAATATACTAAAGATAtattttggaataaaaaaactaaattattgTTGAGCTGCAAAGAGTTACGATATTCCTAGACAATGAATGCTGGAATTTCAGAATGAAACGATATCAGCCATCAGAGGCCATTAATGTCAAAGCAGCACTAGCAAAAATGGATTATTAATATAACCATACTTGCCACAGGAAGTTTTCCAATGAAGGGTCTGAGTTGAgcattgaaattattttatcaGCTTCAAGAAAATAGCAGAACACGATGGAATCTGTGATGACATTGCATATATATGGTCTTCTAGTCAGAACTTCATAAAGACCCAATGTGCTCCCATGAGTAAAAGTAGGATAAAAAGGGTGCTTGGTTCTGATCATCTTGCTTTCCCACTGGAAAAATAGCAATTTTTAAAAGATTCATCTTTTGTATGTACCATCAGAAATCATATGTTGAGCTTTATACCGAGGGAATTAATACCTTCACCACTCCATTAGAAATTAACCAAATACCATTTGATTTGGCACCTTCCTTGTAAAGTGTCAAACCCCGCAATTTCATAACTTGCTTGGTATTGCTTGCAAGTGATTCACGAATCGAAGATGGCAGAGCACCCAACATAGGATGTATGTTACTTATTTTAGGAAGCTTAACCAAAGGAGGATTTCTAAGTAGTTTCTTCAAATCAGTCTGAAAAGTAAATGAATCAATTAATAGATGAACAAACATCTTACAATTCACACAAGAGGGGACCATCAGACACCagataaacagaaaaatatcaCTAAAAGATACCTGGACAGCATCATGAAGATGTAgcatctctttctcttccaatATCCCAGCCTTCTCAAGGTTTTGAACGTACTCCATTAAATGGTTTAGAACTACATATGTTGCTTGCCTTGTTTTTACAACACGCAAAACCTGAGAACAACAAATTCATATTGAAAATAAAGGAAGCTTGAGAAAAGGAGCATACATTTAAACACTTCATAAAGACAAAATGATGCACTGAAATTTAAAGTGACAACCACAGAAAAGACCAATCAATTTGATAATGACAGGCCTAATCCAAATTGAGTACAGTAAAACTAAAGCATTGGTAGGTGTTTTTAACTAGCAAACCTGAGGGTATGTTACATGAACATCTTCTAGGAACTTTCGTGCTTCTTCTCCTTCTACAATACTTTCATTGATAACAGCATAAGCAACATCACTGTCACCTACAGAAATATTAACACAGCTAGTAGGGACAGAACTCAAAATGAATGGAGAAAAAAAGTAGAACACTGAAAATAGCATTAAGAAGATAATCAGACAAAGGTACATTATTACCTATGAAGTCACGCAATTGTTGTCTAGCAATTCTGTGGGCACGAAGAAATGCAGCACAAATATAACATGCAGATTCCAACCTTTCCACAGTGAAGTAGGTAACTAACTTAGATGGGAGCATACTAGATTGGAGGAACTTGTAGTAGTTTGGGAAGTGTATATTAGCTTTTAAGCCTTCCCAGTCACAGAGAGGCTTAGAAGAAGCTAAATCTATTGCTTCTTCCACTGATAGCATAAGAATATTAGCTGTTGTTGTAGTAATTCTTCCTTCATCAAGCATCTCCCAGTAAGCCGCTTGGACACCTAATACAAGCAATAAGTTCTCAAATTAGGCATGATAATGATATAATTAAAGCAGTCAAATTCACAGAACTATTAGAAAACAATAGCTTGACTAATCAAAGGACTCAGCCAAATAGAGACTACAACAGATTTAGTTTAGAATGTAACTTCAGTCTGTCGAGCTGGGCGTAAGAACCCCTAAAGTATGTATCTCCCGTGAGGCTATTTTGTGGCAAAAACATATTAGCACAAAGCCCAATTTAGGACGATAGGACAAAACATATTGAGATAAGTCAAGATCTCCTAAAAGAGAAGTTGGACAGTGGCTTGCTAACTACAGTTTACGTTCTTTCCGGACACAAGCTTTGGAGTGTTCTAACTAGAGGCCTGTCAACAGAGCGTTATCAAAGTATACTACAGTTTATGTTGTAAATGCATTAGGATAGAATATTTCACTCTATCCTTTTTCTTCGATAAATATCATTGGGATACTGTGAAATTATTAGGACAAATGTATACAAATATTAGAGCTTGCACATTGTAAATAAAATATCACCTAATAGAATTACTAATTATTCAGATTTCAACTAAAAGCTTCAATAAAATTGAGAAACATCCATCTCTATCAAGCATAATACCCCAAAATATACTACAGTTCTTACAGATATAGTAAGGTAACATATCATTGTTTTTATTTCTACCCTAAACTGCAAATATTTATAATGTTTCAAGCAGTTAATCAAACAGAAACACAAGACATAAACTGGATGAGGTTCATCCAGTTGTTGAAGGCATTGATGCACAGTATGCGAAGCTATAAAATTAAACAACTTATTGGGTTGAAACAAATGTAAGAGTTCCCATACCATTCAGAATGCGTACTCGTATGTCTTTCAAATTCATAGGATCCATGTTACCATCACCTTCAGACGGACCATGAGGGTGCACATGTTCACCTTCCGTGTCATTTAAACAGGAGATATATCTCTTCACTGTGGGCCAGTCAGCTGGTCCAAGTTCCTCATCATCTCCAAGTTCACCAAAAGCCTCTAATGCTTTGTTCAACATTTCATTCTTCGTAAAATCAAGGATACGTCTCTGTTATTACATGAGCAAAACATGAGGGCCAAGACCAAATATAACTCAGGACACAGGAGAGAAAAAAAGGATAAGGAGATTGTCATTGGAAGCAATTTACAAGCATTTATACAACATAGAAACTTTtctttcatatttcttaatacACATATAATTTCCAATATATTTATgtgtcaaacaaccacttatcccaaaagcttaagctgttgggtatgggccacatgaatggttttatattatattctaacacgccccctcacgcaagagccctttgggcttgaagcgtggataaatgcacaggcccacctaccatgtgcttaattaaattccacttttttattagaaagtgaggggagcaaggattgaactctagacctctcggccatagaggctctgataccatgtcaaacaaccactgatcccaaaagcttaagctgttgggtatgggccacatgaatggttttatattatattctaacatttaTGCAACTACCAAATGGTTATATAGCTATATTATAAAGTGGCATCAAGAATTTATGCTGTTATACCAATTGCTAATACCATCTTTGACAGAATTTTCAAAGCAAGACATGGATTTGGCTTTCAACATTGGAAGGACTGCGCCATTAAGATAGAAAGAAAGGCATTCATTCCCTACTGCGTACCAGATGCTCCTTAATAAAGGCTGGATTCTGCCATTAACTTGTATTTAGTAGACTGCCATTCAGAGTATTCTTTCTATTTTAAGAACCAAGGCTCTAGAACAATGATAGGTGAGAAAGAGAAAACACAGATGTACAATAATAGGCCATAATCACAATTGCGTAAGGTACTTCGTTATAGAACAAGTACTGAGCATTTATAAGAGCGGTAATAGGATATAGGTTCGGGTTCAGCTAGGGATGGCACCTGCCCAAGCCCGGGAGTGTCGTCCCACTTCCTATCCCTGCATCTCTCCTCTGTCCCTTCCCCCATCCCCAATCCTCACGACGGGGTAATTTAACTCATCCCCATTCCCCACCTCCCCACGGGTCCTCATTGGGATCCCGATCatgttattaaaattttaaactaaGCATATAACATACATAAgttaatgcaataaatttaaGAAGCACAAGTGATAACACATCTACATCAACACAAATATATAATAAAGTTCAAATAACATTAAATGAAATTCATTACACAAAATGTGAAGTCTACAAAATAAGCAATTTGAAATTTAAAGTCCAACATTCAACTTATCCAAAATGTGAAATCTAACGCTCAAATATTCCCTCGAGCATTCAACTCATCCAAAAGGTATGTCAAGAAAGCTTAGATAGATTTggtttttatctctttgttataTCTATAAATTGTACAAGTATGTTGATGAAATAGTAAGAGAAATATTTTCACCAAGTTCTCAAGTCATCTCTTATAACAAGTTGAAATATTTGGTAAtattattgatatgaaaaactgtacagggattcctcttcttatagagggaattacataatgtgattgatcaaagtcaaagaaggaaatccttgactaaagagagaattagggagaatgaatgaaaataagaaactacctaaaataaactaagtacaaacaggaaacaacataattatatacaaacaaaaatataactgctaattaagagcattaaatgctctatttcacagtctgttgacactccccctcaagctggcCTAAAGATATCCTCCATAGACAGCTTGCTAGTTATGTTGTCAAAGGATTTCTTGGGTAATCCTTTGGTTAGGATGTCTGCCGATTGCTCTGCAGTGGGAACATATGTAATACAAATCTGCCCACTTTCTATCTTCTCTCTGATGAAG
This window harbors:
- the LOC130711809 gene encoding sodium/hydrogen exchanger 7-like isoform X2, with protein sequence MAALTESLLPLRIMEEQPLPSSASASASAPSPSSGAESNPSDCVIFFGLCLALGIACRHLLRGTRVPYTAALLIIGIALGSIEYGTSHHLGKIGDGIRLWSDIDPELLLAVFLPALLFESSFSMEIHQIKRCMAQMILLAGPGVVLSTFFLGTALKLTFPYNWTWKTSLLLGGLLSATDPVAVVALLKELGASKKLSTIIEGESLMNDGTAIVVYTLFYRMVLGETFNWVAIIKFLAQVSLGAVGLGVAFGIASVLWLGFIFNDTVIEISLTVAVSYIAYFTAQEGADVSGVLTVMSLGMFYSAFARTAFKGESQQSLHYFWEMVAYIANTLIFILSGVLIAEGVLKEENAFHHGKSWIYLLVLYAYVQVSRCIVVGALFPFLRYFGYGLDWKEAIILVWSGLRGAVALSLSLSVKRRILDFTKNEMLNKALEAFGELGDDEELGPADWPTVKRYISCLNDTEGEHVHPHGPSEGDGNMDPMNLKDIRVRILNGVQAAYWEMLDEGRITTTTANILMLSVEEAIDLASSKPLCDWEGLKANIHFPNYYKFLQSSMLPSKLVTYFTVERLESACYICAAFLRAHRIARQQLRDFIGDSDVAYAVINESIVEGEEARKFLEDVHVTYPQVLRVVKTRQATYVVLNHLMEYVQNLEKAGILEEKEMLHLHDAVQTDLKKLLRNPPLVKLPKISNIHPMLGALPSSIRESLASNTKQVMKLRGLTLYKEGAKSNGIWLISNGVVKWESKMIRTKHPFYPTFTHGSTLGLYEVLTRRPYICNVITDSIVFCYFLEADKIISMLNSDPSLENFLWQESAIFLSKLLFPQKFEKLAMQDLRALIAERSEMTIYIRGETIEIPHHSVAFLLEGYVKTQGRQELVTAPATLLPSHGNQSFQNLAISGTEEASFTHQGSCYLVETRARVIVFDMTAFEVDAALVRRSSSRLSPAVDHSHRSFRREHSGLMSWPEHFFNQKRHKQSAEGVGQQTISLSEKAMQLSIYGSMVNIPLQRRSLSMNRARPPPPQSLSYPNMASYQDRPLTSVKSEGAATDKKGHQVTRFNQDVTNPPPQSTERREHHRDDSSDDSAVEEDIIVRVDSPSTLSFPHL
- the LOC130711809 gene encoding sodium/hydrogen exchanger 7-like isoform X3, yielding MNDGTAIVVYTLFYRMVLGETFNWVAIIKFLAQVSLGAVGLGVAFGIASVLWLGFIFNDTVIEISLTVAVSYIAYFTAQEGADVSGVLTVMSLGMFYSAFARTAFKGESQQSLHYFWEMVAYIANTLIFILSGVLIAEGVLKEENAFHHGKSWIYLLVLYAYVQVSRCIVVGALFPFLRYFGYGLDWKEAIILVWSGLRGAVALSLSLSVKRSGGESAELTSEIGTMFLFFTGGIVFLTLIVNGSTTQFILHFLDMDKLSAAKRRILDFTKNEMLNKALEAFGELGDDEELGPADWPTVKRYISCLNDTEGEHVHPHGPSEGDGNMDPMNLKDIRVRILNGVQAAYWEMLDEGRITTTTANILMLSVEEAIDLASSKPLCDWEGLKANIHFPNYYKFLQSSMLPSKLVTYFTVERLESACYICAAFLRAHRIARQQLRDFIGDSDVAYAVINESIVEGEEARKFLEDVHVTYPQVLRVVKTRQATYVVLNHLMEYVQNLEKAGILEEKEMLHLHDAVQTDLKKLLRNPPLVKLPKISNIHPMLGALPSSIRESLASNTKQVMKLRGLTLYKEGAKSNGIWLISNGVVKWESKMIRTKHPFYPTFTHGSTLGLYEVLTRRPYICNVITDSIVFCYFLEADKIISMLNSDPSLENFLWQESAIFLSKLLFPQKFEKLAMQDLRALIAERSEMTIYIRGETIEIPHHSVAFLLEGYVKTQGRQELVTAPATLLPSHGNQSFQNLAISGTEEASFTHQGSCYLVETRARVIVFDMTAFEVDAALVRRSSSRLSPAVDHSHRSFRREHSGLMSWPEHFFNQKRHKQSAEGVGQQTISLSEKAMQLSIYGSMVNIPLQRRSLSMNRARPPPPQSLSYPNMASYQDRPLTSVKSEGAATDKKGHQVTRFNQDVTNPPPQSTERREHHRDDSSDDSAVEEDIIVRVDSPSTLSFPHL
- the LOC130711809 gene encoding sodium/hydrogen exchanger 8-like isoform X1, whose product is MAALTESLLPLRIMEEQPLPSSASASASAPSPSSGAESNPSDCVIFFGLCLALGIACRHLLRGTRVPYTAALLIIGIALGSIEYGTSHHLGKIGDGIRLWSDIDPELLLAVFLPALLFESSFSMEIHQIKRCMAQMILLAGPGVVLSTFFLGTALKLTFPYNWTWKTSLLLGGLLSATDPVAVVALLKELGASKKLSTIIEGESLMNDGTAIVVYTLFYRMVLGETFNWVAIIKFLAQVSLGAVGLGVAFGIASVLWLGFIFNDTVIEISLTVAVSYIAYFTAQEGADVSGVLTVMSLGMFYSAFARTAFKGESQQSLHYFWEMVAYIANTLIFILSGVLIAEGVLKEENAFHHGKSWIYLLVLYAYVQVSRCIVVGALFPFLRYFGYGLDWKEAIILVWSGLRGAVALSLSLSVKRSGGESAELTSEIGTMFLFFTGGIVFLTLIVNGSTTQFILHFLDMDKLSAAKRRILDFTKNEMLNKALEAFGELGDDEELGPADWPTVKRYISCLNDTEGEHVHPHGPSEGDGNMDPMNLKDIRVRILNGVQAAYWEMLDEGRITTTTANILMLSVEEAIDLASSKPLCDWEGLKANIHFPNYYKFLQSSMLPSKLVTYFTVERLESACYICAAFLRAHRIARQQLRDFIGDSDVAYAVINESIVEGEEARKFLEDVHVTYPQVLRVVKTRQATYVVLNHLMEYVQNLEKAGILEEKEMLHLHDAVQTDLKKLLRNPPLVKLPKISNIHPMLGALPSSIRESLASNTKQVMKLRGLTLYKEGAKSNGIWLISNGVVKWESKMIRTKHPFYPTFTHGSTLGLYEVLTRRPYICNVITDSIVFCYFLEADKIISMLNSDPSLENFLWQESAIFLSKLLFPQKFEKLAMQDLRALIAERSEMTIYIRGETIEIPHHSVAFLLEGYVKTQGRQELVTAPATLLPSHGNQSFQNLAISGTEEASFTHQGSCYLVETRARVIVFDMTAFEVDAALVRRSSSRLSPAVDHSHRSFRREHSGLMSWPEHFFNQKRHKQSAEGVGQQTISLSEKAMQLSIYGSMVNIPLQRRSLSMNRARPPPPQSLSYPNMASYQDRPLTSVKSEGAATDKKGHQVTRFNQDVTNPPPQSTERREHHRDDSSDDSAVEEDIIVRVDSPSTLSFPHL